One Cucumis sativus cultivar 9930 chromosome 1, Cucumber_9930_V3, whole genome shotgun sequence DNA segment encodes these proteins:
- the LOC101209171 gene encoding amidase 1, which yields MAVQCYGAFMEKFLLQPSSPSDQLPLTGLTFAVKDIFDMDGHVTGFGNPEWLRTHPPANHTAPTVSTILRGGATCIGRTIMDEMAYSINGENFHYGTPQNPCASDRVPGGSSSGSAVAVGANLVDFSLGTDTGGSVRVPASYCGILGFRPSHGAVSTSGVVPMAQSMDTVGWFARDPVVLKKVGWLLLQQPEVEHQKPRQVLIAEDCFKLSSIPSERLTQAFVNSVKKLFGGHPIKEVSLGNYVEEKVPSLKHFMIEGNAGNEHSIPSLAALARSLQLLQRYEFKINHEEWVRTYNPHLGPGISERVSEAMRATDENIDLCHSIRIELRKALAALLEDFGVLAIPTVPGPPPKLNTDVSELQDFRAKAFSLLSIAGVSGFCQVSIPLGLYNGLPVSISLVANHGSDGFLLNVVHSLYNTLEEEVKASF from the exons ATGGCCGTGCAGTGTTATGGAGCTTTCATGGAGAAATTCCTCCTCCAACCGAGCTCCCCCTCCGATCAACTTCCCTTGACTGGCCTCACTTTCGCTGTTAAAGACAT ATTTGATATGGATGGCCATGTAACTGGTTTTGGAAATCCTGAATGGCTAAGGACTCACCCACCTGCCAATCATACTGCCCCAACTGTGTCCACCATTCTAAGAGGAGGAGCCACATGCATTGGCAGGACTATTATGGATGAAATGGCCTACAG TATAAATGGGGAAAACTTTCATTATGGCACACCCCAAAACCCATGTGCATCAGATCGGGTACCTGGAGGATCTTCCAGTGGCTCTGCTGTTGCTGTTGGTGCAAATCTTGTGGATTTCTCCTTAG GAACTGATACTGGAGGTAGTGTAAGAGTACCTGCATCCTACTGTGGAATACTTGGATTTCGGCCTTCACATGGTGCCGTCTCTACCTCTGGAGTAGTACCCATGGCACAGAGCATGGATACAGTAG GATGGTTTGCCAGGGATCctgttgtattaaaaaaagtaggtTGGCTGCTGCTGCAACAGCCAGAGGTTGAACATCAAAAGCCTAGACAGGTGCTTATAGCAGAAGATTGTTTCAAGCTCTCAAGCATTCCTAGTGAACGATTGACACAAGCTTTTGTTAATTCAGTAAAGAAGTTATTTGGTG GCCATCCTATAAAAGAAGTAAGCCTTGGAAATTATGTTGAAGAAAAAGTTCCAAGTTTGAAGCATTTTATGATTGAAGGAAATGCAGGCAATGAGCATAGCATACCGTCCTTGGCAGCCCTTGCAAGATCGCTGCAATTGCTTCAAAG GTatgaattcaaaatcaatcacGAAGAATGGGTTAGAACATACAATCCTCACTTGGGCCCAGGAATATCAGAACGAGTATCAGAAGCCATGAGGGCAACAGATGAGAACATTGATCTGTGTCATTCCATTAGAATTGAATTACGGAAAGCTCTTGCTGCACTTCTTGAA GATTTTGGGGTCCTTGCAATTCCTACAGTCCCCGGTCCCCCTCCTAAACTAAACACAGACGTCTCAGAGCTGCAGGACTTTCGTGCAAAGGCTTTCAGCTTGCTCTCCATTGCTGGGGTCTCTGGATTCTGCCag GTTAGCATACCTCTAGGGTTGTACAATGGTCTTCCTGTATCAATATCTTTGGTAGCAAATCATGGTTCAGATGGGTTTTTGCTCAATGTTGTTCATAGTCTTTACAACAcattagaagaagaagttaaGGCAAGCTTCTAA